A window of Mesomycoplasma lagogenitalium contains these coding sequences:
- a CDS encoding FMN-dependent NADH-azoreductase: MMKLLVIKGSIIESGKSGSKLMSDKFVEFYKQKNPDHEIIELDLNQEKTASISLSEKNFATFWKDIESEKYINLLKSVDKVLFSTSMINFNYSAPVKNFIDAISVANVTFSYKYSKKGDAKGLLDHLKVQILTSQGAPADWYPFGLFTENLEGYWKFLGAKVVPSIKLTGTKVAPFSELTVDEKVDSIIENIKKAASEF; this comes from the coding sequence ATGATGAAACTATTAGTTATTAAAGGTTCGATTATTGAATCGGGAAAATCTGGTTCTAAATTAATGAGTGATAAATTTGTAGAATTTTACAAGCAAAAAAATCCAGATCACGAAATTATAGAATTAGATTTAAATCAAGAAAAAACAGCATCAATATCATTAAGTGAGAAAAATTTCGCTACATTTTGAAAAGATATTGAGTCTGAAAAATACATTAATTTATTAAAAAGTGTTGATAAAGTTTTATTTTCAACTTCGATGATTAATTTTAATTATTCAGCTCCAGTTAAAAACTTTATTGATGCCATTTCAGTAGCGAATGTTACTTTCAGTTATAAGTATAGCAAAAAAGGAGATGCAAAAGGTCTTTTAGACCATTTAAAAGTTCAAATATTAACATCTCAAGGTGCTCCTGCCGATTGATATCCATTTGGATTATTTACAGAAAATTTGGAAGGATATTGAAAATTTTTGGGAGCGAAAGTTGTTCCATCAATTAAATTAACAGGAACAAAGGTTGCGCCTTTTAGCGAATTAACTGTTGATGAAAAAGTTGATTCAATTATTGAAAATATTAAAAAAGCAGCCAGTGAATTTTAA